Proteins encoded together in one Thermococcus gammatolerans EJ3 window:
- the ftsY gene encoding signal recognition particle-docking protein FtsY, which yields MFGKLREKLKGFVRRVEENVEEEEKKIEKAEPEKKPGLFERLLQVEIKEKDVERALEDLEIELLEADVALEVVDELRESIKRKLVGKKVKIGTDKAKVIEDAVKEAVLEVLTPPRKINLLEEIRAKKEKPYVIVFVGFNGSGKTTTIAKLAHWLKKNGLSVVIAASDTFRAGAIEQVEEHAKRVGVKVIKHSYGADPAAVAYDAIQHAKARGIDVVLVDTAGRNELNRNLMDEMKKIVRVTKPDLVIFVGDSLAGNSIIDQARQFNEAVKIDGVILTKLDADSRGGAALSISHAIGAPILFVGVGQGYEDLRPFDEKWFVNLIFGEEN from the coding sequence ATGTTCGGAAAGCTCAGGGAGAAACTCAAGGGCTTCGTCAGGAGGGTCGAAGAGAACGTTGAGGAGGAAGAAAAAAAGATCGAGAAGGCTGAACCCGAGAAGAAGCCCGGTCTCTTTGAGAGGCTCCTCCAGGTCGAGATTAAGGAGAAGGACGTTGAGAGGGCTTTGGAGGATCTTGAGATCGAGCTTCTCGAGGCTGATGTGGCCCTGGAGGTCGTGGACGAGCTCAGGGAGAGCATAAAACGGAAGCTCGTCGGGAAAAAGGTCAAGATCGGTACGGACAAGGCCAAGGTCATTGAAGATGCCGTTAAGGAGGCCGTTCTTGAAGTTCTAACCCCGCCGAGAAAGATAAACCTTCTTGAGGAGATAAGGGCGAAAAAGGAGAAACCCTACGTCATAGTCTTCGTAGGTTTCAACGGCTCCGGAAAGACCACGACCATAGCCAAGCTCGCCCACTGGCTTAAGAAGAACGGGCTGAGCGTTGTCATAGCGGCCAGCGACACCTTCAGGGCCGGGGCGATAGAGCAGGTTGAAGAGCACGCGAAGCGCGTCGGCGTTAAGGTGATAAAGCACTCCTACGGTGCCGATCCTGCGGCCGTCGCTTATGACGCCATACAGCACGCCAAGGCGAGGGGAATAGACGTCGTTCTCGTGGACACCGCCGGAAGGAACGAGCTCAACAGAAACCTCATGGACGAGATGAAGAAGATAGTCCGCGTCACCAAACCGGACCTTGTCATCTTCGTGGGTGACTCATTGGCTGGAAACTCAATAATCGACCAGGCGAGGCAGTTCAACGAGGCTGTGAAAATAGATGGTGTCATTCTCACCAAGCTCGACGCGGACTCGAGGGGTGGGGCCGCGTTGAGCATAAGCCACGCCATCGGTGCACCCATACTCTTCGTCGGCGTCGGCCAGGGTTACGAGGATCTAAGGCCCTTTGACGAGAAGTGGTTCGTGAACCTTATCTTCGGGGAAGAAAATTGA
- a CDS encoding BMP family lipoprotein has product MKWKSVFALLVVGLVALSVAASGCIGGGGEKETSSESSSQTNSQTTSSASYSGAIAIVYDVGGRGDLSFNDMAYLGASKAAKDFNLELVELQSNSEDDYYKNLETLAKAKKYKIIIAVGFMMTDAVNATAKKYPDQKFAIIDGYIPDRDNVMSIQFKENEGSALAGALAGLIAANDGKDKVGIVLGMEIPVLYKFEAGYRFGIKWAEDYYKQKTGNEANIDVLYQYTGSFNDAAKGKAAAETQLQQGAWVIYQVAGGTGLGVFQAVKEYLDARGKKMGPPFAIGVDSAQDWIKPGVIIASMMKRVDVGVYNAVKAAVEGNFKGGVVELGLKENGVGLSTVDDVMAMFNSLPEDTQKKKLQELGFNSKDELKQYLENTRKQVPDWIWQAVDELKQKIINGEIKVPAPMDKEGIEKIRQAGTWQEMEQLASS; this is encoded by the coding sequence ATGAAATGGAAAAGCGTGTTTGCACTTTTGGTTGTAGGGCTCGTTGCCCTTAGTGTAGCGGCCAGCGGCTGCATCGGGGGAGGAGGGGAAAAAGAAACCTCCAGCGAAAGTAGCAGTCAGACGAACTCCCAGACCACTTCCAGCGCCTCTTATAGTGGTGCTATAGCCATCGTTTACGACGTGGGTGGCAGGGGCGATCTCAGCTTCAACGACATGGCTTATCTCGGCGCCTCCAAAGCCGCCAAAGACTTCAACCTCGAACTGGTCGAACTCCAGAGCAACAGCGAGGACGACTACTACAAGAACCTTGAAACCCTCGCCAAGGCCAAGAAGTACAAGATAATTATCGCAGTCGGCTTCATGATGACCGATGCCGTCAACGCCACGGCTAAAAAGTACCCTGACCAGAAGTTTGCAATCATCGATGGCTACATACCCGACAGGGACAACGTCATGAGCATTCAATTCAAGGAGAACGAAGGTTCAGCTCTGGCAGGTGCTCTGGCTGGCCTCATAGCCGCCAACGACGGAAAGGACAAGGTTGGAATCGTTCTCGGTATGGAGATTCCGGTCCTCTACAAGTTCGAGGCGGGCTACCGCTTTGGAATAAAGTGGGCCGAGGACTACTACAAGCAGAAGACCGGAAATGAGGCCAACATAGACGTCCTCTACCAGTACACCGGTTCCTTCAACGACGCCGCCAAGGGTAAGGCCGCCGCCGAGACCCAGCTCCAGCAGGGGGCGTGGGTTATCTACCAGGTCGCCGGTGGAACGGGCCTCGGAGTCTTCCAGGCGGTTAAAGAATACCTCGATGCAAGGGGCAAAAAGATGGGACCGCCATTTGCGATAGGCGTTGACTCAGCCCAGGACTGGATTAAGCCGGGCGTTATAATCGCAAGCATGATGAAGCGCGTTGACGTTGGTGTCTACAACGCGGTCAAGGCAGCAGTCGAGGGCAACTTCAAGGGCGGTGTCGTGGAACTCGGGCTCAAGGAGAACGGTGTTGGCCTGAGCACCGTGGACGACGTTATGGCGATGTTCAACTCCCTCCCCGAGGATACCCAGAAGAAGAAACTTCAGGAGCTCGGCTTCAACAGCAAGGACGAGCTCAAGCAGTACCTCGAGAACACCAGGAAGCAGGTTCCCGACTGGATCTGGCAGGCCGTAGATGAGCTCAAGCAGAAGATAATCAACGGCGAGATCAAGGTTCCCGCCCCGATGGACAAGGAGGGCATCGAAAAGATCAGGCAGGCCGGCACCTGGCAGGAAATGGAGCAGCTCGCCAGCAGCTGA
- a CDS encoding ABC transporter ATP-binding protein — MEKRPIIEMQGIVKVYPDGTKALRGVDLTVYPGEILGLLGENGAGKTTLMKILFGMLKPTSGKIIVKGKEVHFKSPLDAISMGIGMVHQHFTLVEVFDALHNIILGMEGHGLFSRIDVESARKRLQKLMDDLNFQVPLDVPVENLPVGVQQRVEILKMLYRNVDILILDEPTAVLTPLEVEELFEVLRKLKAEGKTIIFISHKLNEVMEITDRVTVIRKGKVVGTVKTEEATPQLLARMMVGRDVVLKIEKPPKEPGKPVLRVENLWVKGDRGEEAVKGLSFEVREGEILGIAGVEGNGQTELIEAITGLRKLEKGKVELNGVDVTGRPPKELYDLGMAHIPEDRTNMGLILDMTVTENSILGLQWRKKFQRARGIINWVAARRHANELISKFDIVAPGPDAPVKSLSGGNQQKLIVAREVSKEPALIVAAQPTRGVDVASTEYIRNYLVKLRNENKAVLLVSADLDEILQLSDRMAVMYEGQFMGVVKPGEVTLEEIGMMMGGIRYEELKRAKGE, encoded by the coding sequence ATGGAGAAGAGACCGATAATCGAGATGCAGGGAATCGTCAAGGTGTATCCCGATGGCACGAAGGCCCTCCGTGGTGTTGATCTCACTGTCTACCCGGGAGAAATCTTGGGTCTTCTCGGTGAGAACGGCGCCGGAAAGACCACCCTCATGAAAATTCTGTTTGGAATGCTCAAACCCACCTCGGGTAAAATCATTGTTAAGGGGAAGGAAGTTCACTTCAAAAGCCCTCTCGATGCGATTTCTATGGGTATTGGTATGGTTCATCAGCACTTCACCCTCGTTGAGGTTTTTGACGCCCTCCACAACATCATCCTTGGCATGGAGGGGCACGGCCTTTTCTCTAGAATAGACGTCGAGAGCGCCAGGAAAAGGCTCCAGAAGCTCATGGACGATCTAAACTTCCAGGTTCCCCTCGACGTTCCCGTCGAAAACCTCCCCGTCGGGGTGCAGCAGAGGGTGGAAATCCTCAAGATGCTCTACCGCAATGTCGACATCCTCATCCTAGACGAGCCAACGGCTGTGCTGACCCCCCTCGAAGTAGAGGAGCTCTTTGAGGTGCTCAGAAAATTAAAGGCTGAGGGGAAGACAATAATATTCATCAGCCACAAGCTCAACGAGGTCATGGAAATAACCGACCGTGTTACGGTTATCAGAAAAGGGAAGGTTGTGGGAACTGTAAAAACTGAAGAGGCAACCCCCCAACTCCTCGCCAGGATGATGGTCGGCAGGGACGTGGTGTTAAAGATTGAAAAACCACCCAAGGAGCCGGGCAAACCAGTTCTCAGGGTTGAGAACCTGTGGGTCAAGGGGGACAGAGGTGAGGAAGCCGTCAAGGGGCTCTCATTTGAGGTCAGGGAGGGGGAGATACTCGGCATTGCTGGGGTTGAAGGGAACGGGCAGACTGAGCTTATCGAGGCAATAACTGGCCTTAGAAAGCTGGAAAAAGGGAAAGTAGAACTCAACGGGGTCGACGTAACTGGCAGGCCACCAAAAGAACTCTACGACCTTGGAATGGCCCACATACCTGAAGACAGAACCAACATGGGGCTGATCCTCGACATGACCGTCACCGAGAACTCAATCCTCGGCCTCCAGTGGAGGAAGAAATTCCAGAGGGCTAGGGGGATTATAAACTGGGTGGCGGCCCGGAGGCATGCAAACGAGTTAATATCCAAATTTGATATAGTGGCGCCGGGTCCGGACGCTCCCGTGAAAAGCCTAAGCGGTGGCAATCAACAAAAACTCATAGTGGCAAGGGAGGTCAGTAAAGAGCCTGCCCTCATCGTGGCCGCTCAGCCCACCCGGGGAGTTGACGTCGCCTCGACGGAGTACATCAGAAACTACCTCGTCAAGCTGAGAAACGAGAACAAGGCGGTTCTACTGGTCTCCGCTGACCTCGATGAGATACTCCAGCTCAGCGACAGGATGGCAGTGATGTACGAGGGCCAGTTTATGGGCGTTGTAAAACCCGGAGAAGTTACTCTGGAAGAGATAGGTATGATGATGGGAGGTATTCGCTATGAAGAGCTCAAAAGGGCAAAAGGTGAGTGA
- a CDS encoding ABC transporter permease — MKSSKGQKVSEVLSKINIKAFVESVLAILIGFLIGAIILLAFGYDPVDAYVALFKGGLASTDNIAVTLHYSTPLMLTALTFAIGARTGIFNIGAESSFYFGAIAAIAFTNIWGNLWFGLLMGMVLGALWALPAALLKVYRGVHEVISTIMLNWIGWYFVLWLIVGPYANPKNPIKTIKVPPSARLPLIGNTVLSWGFIIAVIASVSIYFILWHTTLGFSMRASGYNEKAARYGGINPKMAVLWSFLIGGMMSGLGGAMKIMGDYPGYAISQGGANIYGFGFDGIGVSLVGRNHPLGIILSAIFFGMLKAGTSSMQQTGVPLEIVRVIQGVIIITVAIPSLYDLIKKALGRGAA, encoded by the coding sequence ATGAAGAGCTCAAAAGGGCAAAAGGTGAGTGAGGTACTCTCCAAAATAAACATCAAAGCCTTCGTTGAGAGCGTCCTGGCGATATTAATCGGGTTCCTCATTGGGGCGATTATACTCCTCGCTTTCGGTTACGATCCTGTCGATGCCTACGTCGCCCTCTTTAAGGGGGGACTGGCCTCAACGGACAACATAGCGGTGACCCTGCACTACTCTACTCCCTTAATGCTCACGGCCCTGACCTTCGCAATCGGTGCCAGAACTGGAATCTTCAACATCGGTGCGGAGAGTTCGTTCTACTTCGGAGCCATAGCGGCGATAGCCTTCACGAACATCTGGGGCAACCTGTGGTTCGGTCTGCTGATGGGTATGGTTCTCGGAGCCCTCTGGGCCCTTCCAGCTGCGCTTCTCAAGGTTTACAGGGGCGTACACGAGGTCATCTCCACGATAATGCTCAACTGGATAGGCTGGTACTTTGTCCTCTGGTTAATCGTGGGGCCATACGCAAATCCCAAGAACCCGATAAAGACAATTAAAGTGCCCCCCTCCGCAAGGCTTCCGCTTATAGGGAACACGGTTCTCTCATGGGGTTTCATCATAGCGGTCATCGCCTCAGTTTCCATATACTTCATCCTGTGGCACACCACACTGGGCTTTAGCATGAGGGCCAGCGGTTACAACGAGAAAGCAGCGAGATACGGTGGTATAAACCCCAAGATGGCTGTCCTCTGGTCATTTCTCATTGGTGGTATGATGAGCGGTCTGGGGGGTGCGATGAAAATAATGGGTGACTATCCCGGCTATGCCATAAGTCAGGGAGGTGCCAACATTTACGGATTCGGTTTCGACGGAATAGGTGTTTCCCTCGTCGGAAGGAACCATCCCCTCGGCATAATCCTGTCCGCGATATTCTTTGGAATGTTAAAAGCCGGAACGTCTTCCATGCAGCAGACAGGGGTTCCCCTCGAGATAGTGAGGGTTATCCAGGGTGTGATAATCATAACCGTTGCCATTCCAAGCCTGTATGACCTTATAAAGAAGGCCTTAGGAAGGGGGGCTGCATAA
- a CDS encoding ABC transporter permease codes for MDVGALMVILKNSLMAMVPIVLTSVGAAWSERAGVVSIGYEGVLLASAFFGAIFAEITGHASIGLLGGLFVGALFGMLHGFLTVYLKGDHVIPGIGINLLAAGLVPFGIIAYWGTAGQHQLPFTLWHLKTRYGEFSPMILVTIAISIITWWVLFRTPLGLRVRAVGENPEAADALGINVEKYRFWSTVYGHALAGLGGAYMSVDWLGMVHKTMSGGRGFIALANMVFSNWNPLVSLIGGWLFGFFDGLATWLAPKHLVPEQFIYMLPYIMTIIIVAGIIGKARPPKWDGKPYKRE; via the coding sequence ATGGACGTCGGGGCCCTGATGGTCATTCTGAAAAACTCTCTGATGGCCATGGTTCCTATAGTGCTAACAAGTGTAGGTGCGGCGTGGAGCGAGAGGGCCGGAGTCGTTAGCATAGGCTACGAGGGGGTTCTCCTCGCGAGCGCGTTCTTTGGGGCAATATTCGCGGAGATAACAGGACACGCCTCCATCGGACTGCTTGGCGGGCTTTTTGTTGGGGCACTCTTCGGAATGCTACACGGCTTCCTGACCGTCTACCTCAAGGGAGACCACGTAATCCCTGGCATCGGTATAAACCTCCTCGCCGCTGGACTAGTTCCCTTCGGAATCATAGCCTACTGGGGCACCGCAGGCCAGCATCAGCTTCCCTTTACCCTGTGGCACCTGAAAACAAGGTACGGTGAGTTCAGCCCGATGATACTCGTCACGATAGCGATATCGATAATCACCTGGTGGGTGCTCTTCCGGACTCCCCTTGGCCTGCGCGTCAGGGCGGTTGGTGAGAACCCGGAGGCAGCAGATGCCCTCGGAATAAACGTCGAGAAGTACCGCTTCTGGTCAACTGTCTACGGCCACGCCCTGGCAGGTCTCGGCGGGGCTTACATGAGCGTTGACTGGCTCGGAATGGTGCACAAGACGATGTCCGGTGGAAGGGGCTTCATAGCCCTCGCCAACATGGTGTTCAGCAACTGGAATCCGCTCGTCTCGCTCATCGGCGGCTGGCTCTTTGGCTTCTTCGATGGACTCGCAACGTGGCTCGCTCCAAAGCACTTGGTTCCAGAGCAGTTCATCTACATGCTGCCCTACATAATGACGATAATCATCGTCGCGGGAATAATAGGAAAGGCAAGGCCACCGAAGTGGGATGGAAAACCGTACAAGAGGGAGTGA
- a CDS encoding metal ABC transporter solute-binding protein, Zn/Mn family, with amino-acid sequence MRRGHAFLLTILLLGLIAPGAGAEERRPLVVASIGPIASIVEEAFGNSVEVVTLVPLGADPHEYQLSAEQINLLQRADVIVTTGGHLPVEAKIAQLKEEGVINAEVLLIDDFKVKGFHYLPERWYGGKDNPHGAWLDPDNALAIASATEGALEKVDPANAETYRRDFDIFRTKVSAIKWAFSGFVANKSAVINMPPVQYAVEWLGIKAIASIKPEEEVPARGVDELVPVAGESDVIVYSLQSPVQLRNAAFELAEKSGKPLAGVVVFWEGRPYTEVLRENAVNVLRAVGEKRVEVEKKGNGYDLAYVLSALFAGLSLGTALGYVLKG; translated from the coding sequence ATGAGGAGAGGTCACGCGTTCCTGCTCACAATTCTCCTCTTGGGCCTCATTGCCCCCGGGGCCGGTGCGGAGGAGAGAAGACCCCTCGTCGTGGCGAGCATAGGGCCTATAGCGTCGATAGTGGAAGAAGCTTTCGGAAACTCCGTCGAGGTCGTGACACTGGTTCCTCTCGGGGCGGATCCGCACGAGTACCAGCTCAGCGCCGAGCAGATAAACCTCCTCCAGAGGGCGGATGTAATAGTCACCACAGGTGGCCACTTGCCCGTTGAGGCCAAGATTGCCCAGCTCAAGGAAGAAGGCGTCATCAACGCTGAGGTTTTGCTCATAGACGACTTCAAGGTTAAAGGCTTTCACTACCTTCCCGAACGCTGGTACGGTGGCAAAGACAACCCTCATGGGGCATGGCTCGATCCGGACAACGCCTTGGCGATAGCATCTGCAACGGAAGGAGCACTTGAGAAAGTCGATCCGGCCAACGCGGAAACGTATCGGAGGGACTTCGACATCTTCAGGACGAAGGTCAGTGCCATAAAGTGGGCCTTTTCAGGTTTCGTTGCCAACAAGAGCGCCGTTATAAATATGCCCCCGGTTCAGTACGCCGTTGAGTGGCTCGGAATAAAGGCAATAGCCTCAATAAAACCCGAGGAGGAAGTGCCGGCCAGGGGCGTGGACGAGCTCGTACCCGTTGCCGGGGAATCCGATGTGATAGTTTACTCCCTCCAGAGCCCGGTTCAGCTTCGGAACGCCGCGTTTGAGCTTGCTGAAAAGAGCGGAAAGCCCTTGGCAGGGGTTGTTGTTTTCTGGGAGGGCAGGCCTTACACGGAGGTCCTCAGGGAGAATGCGGTGAACGTTCTGAGGGCGGTGGGTGAAAAGAGGGTTGAAGTGGAGAAAAAAGGAAACGGTTACGACTTGGCCTACGTTCTTTCGGCCCTATTCGCTGGTCTCTCCCTCGGCACAGCCCTCGGCTACGTGCTGAAAGGCTGA